Part of the Paenarthrobacter sp. JL.01a genome is shown below.
TTCGGACTCCATGGCCTCAGCGTACGCTCGCCCCGCCGCTGGCAGGAAGGCAAGTGCTAACCCCGCCCGACCTCCCACGCCCGCACTCCATCCGCGATCTCCTCCGCATGCGTGTGGTGGAGGTAATGCTCGCCGGCGATGGGCACCACCGTGCCGTCGGTGACGCTCGCGGCCTGGCGGCGGTGCAGCTCGAGCCACTCCGGGTTCTGTTTGTTCTCCGCAACGGCGAACAGCAGCAGCGGCAGCTCCTTCGGGAAGCCGGTTCCCAAGGCACGCTGGAAGTTCCTGCCTATGTGCTCCATCTCGTTGAGGTACGTGGGCGCCATCGAATTCCGGTTGGTGAGCATCTGCATTTGATCGCTCGCATAGTCCGAGTAGGCAGGGTTGTTGTCGTCTGCGAACGCGATAGCAGTGACCACCCGCAGCAGGCCAAGGTTCTTCGCCACTGACATCAGTGCCGTGGGGAATTGTGTATCGGTGCCCGGTTGCCCGGGGACGGAAGTATCGATGCCGACGAATGCGCTCACCTCGTCGGGGTAGCGTTTGACGTAGTCGATGCCGTAGATGCCGGCGATCGAGTGTCCCATCAGGATGAAGCGGTTGACGTGGAGGGACTGCAGCGCGCCA
Proteins encoded:
- a CDS encoding alpha/beta hydrolase; translated protein: MTVSAIGAVVALGLATTTVVNVVASNAENSKIESYGQRVDVNGSKMNVLVTGSGLKDVVLLPGFGTSSPVLDFAPLVRELAKDHRVIVVEPLGYGLSDGTDRERTTENIVQEVHGALQSLHVNRFILMGHSIAGIYGIDYVKRYPDEVSAFVGIDTSVPGQPGTDTQFPTALMSVAKNLGLLRVVTAIAFADDNNPAYSDYASDQMQMLTNRNSMAPTYLNEMEHIGRNFQRALGTGFPKELPLLLFAVAENKQNPEWLELHRRQAASVTDGTVVPIAGEHYLHHTHAEEIADGVRAWEVGRG